A DNA window from Acropora palmata chromosome 12, jaAcrPala1.3, whole genome shotgun sequence contains the following coding sequences:
- the LOC141859695 gene encoding beta-1 adrenergic receptor-like, with translation MADELGSRSLSLKMFEICALVLMNVLSLVGNILICVSVYRNRRLRTITNLYIIALAIADLLSAVFVMPLGAGVLISSRWVFGDVLCQFHAFFSLFVIYVSPVTMGLTAVNRFVRICKSERQYKSLFSTKKSRALLAGVWTFVASYTLVPRLFGLQAYEFVPGYAQCSIAHLSEIGKMIHYGIVLTLFLITPLIATIISYFKVAKKIRQHNSSDVISTVQRGRSYTGISSQEIKLSKSLFAVVFAFMMCWIPFWVIVVLRRFHLVDTMPRSVELLCMFFLYFSNTINPFIYAGMNPLFKREFRKALCCKRRTVVGAASTGAAITNVETNSRIVLMNVLQQQIQNSNSQEIANSTPGVYCLSLI, from the coding sequence ATGGCAGATGAATTGGGTTCACGAAGTTTATCACTGAAAATGTTCGAAATCTGTGCCCTTGTCCTTATGAATGTGTTGTCCCTCGTAGggaacattttaatttgtgtctCAGTTTATAGAAACAGAAGACTTCGGACAATTACAAACCTCTACATCATCGCCCTGGCAATTGCTGATTTACTTTCTGCAGTGTTTGTAATGCCTCTTGGAGCTGGCGTGCTTATCTCAAGCCGATGGGTCTTCGGAGACGTACTTTGCCAATTTCATGCCTTTTTCAGCTTGTTTGTCATATATGTCTCGCCAGTAACCATGGGTTTAACAGCAGTCAACCGTTTTGTGAGAATTTGCAAGTCGGAGCGACAGTATAAgagtttattttcaacaaaaaaatcgcGCGCCTTACTTGCCGGAGTATGGACCTTTGTTGCTTCTTACACCCTTGTTCCTCGACTTTTTGGCCTCCAGGCGTACGAATTCGTTCCGGGCTACGCCCAATGTTCAATCGCACATCTCAGTGAAATAGGGAAAATGATTCACTACGGGATTGTTCTCACACTGTTCTTGATTACACCGCTCATAGCAACCATAATCAGTTACTTTAAGGTCGCGAAGAAGATCCGGCAACACAACAGTTCCGATGTAATATCCACAGTTCAAAGAGGCAGGTCTTATACAGGAATTAGTTCCCAGGAAATAAAACTAAGCAAATCCctttttgctgttgtgttcGCTTTCATGATGTGCTGGATTCCATTTTGGGTCATCGTTGTCCTACGTCGCTTTCATCTGGTTGACACGATGCCACGGAGCGTGGAGCTTCTGtgcatgttttttctttatttctccaACACGATCAACCCTTTCATATACGCTGGAATGAATCCTCTATTCAAAAGAGAATTTCGCAAGGCACTTTGCTGTAAACggaggactgttgttggtgcTGCCTCTACAGGAGCAGCAATTACCAACGTCGAGACTAATAGTAGGATTGTTTTAATGAATGTTTTGCAGCAGCAAATCCAAAATAGTAATTCCCAAGAAATCGCTAATAGCACTCCAGGAGTTTATTGCCTATCTCTAATCTAG
- the LOC141860302 gene encoding D(5)-like dopamine receptor, protein MENHSVRNMTKNAQVSRQKFEENTGQLDHTPAISLTVIGCAVVISNALVCILFFRYRTLRTIANTFIVSLAISDLMVATVFLPTYLAKLTVTPYVIAYILFAYLFNFCGITWDRFQAVINPLTYRSRVTRAIVYKILALVWTMPLVLSIIPIFWEYREGIKISADSIYQGFLVTIVMICTILICWAYSRIFRETRRQVKMMIAMSETSFRIEMDNGREKVGPASRTNISTEVKVAKVFALVGGTFGVCWLPLIIINVFGVFGFPELIPEAFLQVSLYSLVGNALADPLIYSFYKSDYRRAFLKFFRSSRNEGQNSLSSARANYDIYNEDSQFTS, encoded by the coding sequence atggaaaatcacTCTGTTCGCAACATGACAAAAAACGCCCAAGTATCAAGGCAAAAGTTTGAAGAGAATACTGGACAGCTGGACCATACTCCCGCCATCTCGCTGACTGTCATAGGCTGTGCTGTTGTGATTTCAAATGCTCTTGTATGCATACTCTTTTTTCGTTACCGGACACTTCGGACAATTGCCAACACTTTTATCGTGAGCCTGGCAATAAGCGACCTCATGGTGGCCACAGTGTTCTTGCCAACCTACCTGGCAAAATTAACTGTCACTCCCTATGTAATTGCATATATCCTCTTTGCGTAcctgtttaatttttgtggAATCACGTGGGATCGTTTCCAAGCGGTTATCAATCCTCTAACGTACAGGTCTAGAGTGACAAGAGCCATAGTTTACAAGATATTAGCCCTGGTGTGGACGATGCCCCTGGTGCTCTCAATAATACCGATATTTTGGGAATATCGTGAAGGCATCAAAATTTCTGCCGATAGCATCTACCAAGGATTCTTGGTGACCATCGTCATGATCTGTACAATTCTCATTTGCTGGGCATATAGTAGAATATTCCGTGAAACAAGACGGCAAGTCAAAATGATGATCGCAATGTCGGAGACCAGTTTCAGAATCGAAATGGACAACGGAAGGGAGAAAGTTGGACCAGCTTCAAGGACAAACATTTCCACCGAGGTCAAAGTTGCCAAAGTATTTGCACTGGTTGGCGGAACCTTCGGTGTTTGCTGGCTTCCGTTAATCATAATCAACGTTTTTGGAGTCTTCGGATTTCCAGAATTAATCCCAGAAGCATTTCTCCAAGTATCACTCTATTCTTTGGTGGGTAATGCACTGGCAGACCccttaatttattcattttataaGTCGGATTATAGGCGTgcgtttttgaaatttttccgaagTTCTCGTAATGAGGGACAAAATTCATTATCCTCTGCCAGGGCAAACTATGACATTTACAACGAGGACAGCCAATTTACCTCGTAG